The Candidatus Microthrix subdominans genome includes a window with the following:
- a CDS encoding FUSC family protein has product MTSNEQSVSASEALADRSSADPAEPEGYPKAPMSRMLGFVAVVLVSLIVLIASPWRGGFGFAYMGVVPGIAAVIASTRVAFLSAVMTAGAVLVGVTVSGSLPLSVLWMTLLAVGIVYASRYGASSVGCMITAQAAIVIVYGRVYAGAPEPFNQPHTFTGALPVAAFALGGGLVVALAGQIFLRRFPGRLGDDLSVQDSWWYGASVIPLTIVGTWVCRAFFPGTHSWWFLLTVYVVLLPVSVAAIERMRGRVIGTVAGAAVVAVVTFVVAEAELSVNIIYGLALLAAVGTIVFAHGSYTLDAAFLTATVLFGGFGSANNPTLLHGERVGLTILGAAAAFGALRFNDWLRARVDQRPEVTT; this is encoded by the coding sequence GTGACCAGCAACGAGCAGTCGGTTTCAGCATCTGAGGCCCTCGCCGACCGAAGTTCGGCCGACCCTGCTGAGCCTGAGGGGTACCCCAAGGCCCCGATGAGCCGCATGCTCGGCTTCGTCGCCGTCGTGCTCGTGTCGCTCATCGTGCTGATCGCGTCGCCATGGCGAGGCGGCTTTGGCTTCGCCTACATGGGGGTCGTGCCCGGAATTGCCGCAGTCATCGCGTCGACGCGGGTCGCTTTTCTCAGTGCCGTGATGACTGCGGGCGCCGTACTCGTCGGCGTAACCGTCAGCGGCTCGCTCCCGCTGTCGGTGCTGTGGATGACTTTGTTGGCAGTCGGCATCGTGTACGCCTCGCGCTACGGAGCTTCCAGCGTTGGGTGCATGATCACGGCGCAGGCGGCGATCGTGATCGTCTACGGCAGGGTCTATGCCGGCGCCCCCGAGCCGTTCAACCAGCCTCACACCTTCACCGGAGCACTGCCGGTGGCCGCCTTTGCCCTAGGTGGCGGCTTGGTCGTTGCGCTGGCGGGGCAGATCTTCCTGCGTCGCTTTCCCGGACGGTTGGGCGACGACCTCTCGGTGCAGGACTCGTGGTGGTACGGGGCTTCGGTGATTCCGCTGACCATCGTCGGCACGTGGGTGTGCCGCGCCTTCTTCCCGGGCACGCATTCGTGGTGGTTTCTGCTGACGGTCTATGTGGTGCTGTTGCCGGTCAGCGTGGCGGCAATCGAGCGCATGCGCGGCCGGGTGATCGGAACGGTTGCGGGCGCCGCCGTCGTTGCGGTCGTCACCTTCGTGGTCGCCGAGGCGGAACTGAGCGTCAACATCATCTACGGCCTGGCGCTCCTCGCAGCCGTTGGCACCATCGTCTTTGCCCATGGCTCCTACACCTTGGACGCCGCTTTCCTGACGGCGACCGTGCTCTTCGGCGGCTTTGGCTCGGCGAACAACCCGACGCTGCTGCACGGCGAGCGGGTGGGGCTCACCATCCTCGGCGCCGCCGCAGCGTTCGGGGCACTGCGATTCAACGATTGGCTGCGGGCGCGTGTCGATCAGCGACCGGAAGTCACGACATGA